The proteins below are encoded in one region of Thermosulfurimonas marina:
- a CDS encoding Smr/MutS family protein, with amino-acid sequence MGFRPFEVLKEKIRKEELPPGPERPICEEDPEEFFRQVKPLRPKKEIFWAPGFRKPPRFEEKTWPPEPLRVRVWQTSEYMEGRAPGVTKELLRKLREGRIAWSRVLDLHGLTVAEAEEAFHQFLRECLFRGDRCVLIIHGRGLSSPRGPVLKEKVRFWLEKGPLRRHVLAYATARPCDGGPGATYVLLTLRKWR; translated from the coding sequence ATGGGGTTTAGACCCTTTGAGGTCCTCAAGGAAAAGATCCGCAAGGAGGAACTCCCTCCGGGGCCAGAAAGACCCATCTGCGAGGAGGACCCGGAGGAATTCTTTCGCCAGGTCAAGCCTCTCCGGCCCAAAAAGGAGATCTTCTGGGCCCCGGGGTTCCGGAAGCCTCCGCGTTTTGAAGAGAAGACCTGGCCCCCGGAGCCCCTGCGGGTGCGGGTCTGGCAGACCTCGGAATACATGGAAGGGCGGGCCCCGGGGGTCACCAAGGAACTCCTGCGCAAGCTCCGGGAGGGACGGATTGCCTGGAGCCGGGTCCTGGATCTTCACGGCCTTACCGTGGCCGAAGCCGAAGAGGCCTTCCATCAGTTCCTCAGGGAATGCCTCTTTCGGGGAGACCGCTGTGTGCTCATCATCCACGGTCGGGGTCTTTCCTCTCCGCGAGGGCCGGTCCTTAAAGAAAAGGTGCGCTTCTGGTTGGAAAAGGGGCCCTTAAGGAGGCACGTCCTGGCCTACGCCACGGCCCGGCCCTGTGACGGTGGGCCCGGAGCCACCTATGTTTTACTTACCCTGAGAAAATGGCGATGA
- a CDS encoding branched-chain amino acid ABC transporter permease, producing the protein MHSGEGRALKALSEEAAAACLGISPLRYKILAFAVSAACALLAGAFYAHYLSFISPKTFDIFFSVELVTMCLFGGKGSLWGALLGAGVLTPLPHLLEILEDYRDFFYGGLLMGLLIFSPRA; encoded by the coding sequence GTGCACTCCGGAGAGGGCCGGGCCCTCAAGGCCCTCTCCGAGGAGGCCGCGGCCGCCTGTCTGGGGATCTCTCCCCTGCGCTACAAGATTCTGGCCTTTGCCGTGAGTGCGGCCTGCGCCCTTCTGGCCGGGGCCTTCTATGCCCATTATCTCTCCTTTATCAGTCCCAAAACCTTTGACATTTTCTTTTCCGTAGAACTGGTCACCATGTGCCTTTTCGGGGGAAAGGGCTCCCTCTGGGGAGCTCTCCTCGGGGCCGGAGTCCTCACCCCTCTTCCCCACCTTCTGGAGATCCTGGAAGACTACCGGGATTTCTTTTATGGAGGGCTTCTCATGGGGCTTCTCATCTTTTCCCCGAGGGCCTGA
- a CDS encoding DUF362 domain-containing protein, producing the protein MASRVFWVDLHLKKKASLLEKVTALLSALEMKGRFRPGALVGVKLHFGEAGNLAHLRPQWVRRVVDHLKGLGVKPFLTDTNTLYRGSRSDAVSHLETAIANGFDYAVVGAPLIVADGLRGNSYERVEMDFPVLKEFFLAKEIVRADGLVVLTHFKGHELSAFGGALKNVGMGCAARKGKLEQHSTVAPKIDKKLCVACGTCAEFCPVGAPEPAKGVKKPRYRINEKRCIGCGECIAVCPQEAIKVQWNEKAELFMRKMAEYAAAVILPKRGRVFFLNFVLQVSPACDCYPFNDYPLVPDLGILASEDPVALDQASVDLVNQAAGLPGSKVEACGPGEDKFRRLYPELPWEITLDHAEKLGLGSRKYELIKLEE; encoded by the coding sequence ATGGCGAGCCGCGTCTTCTGGGTGGATCTTCATCTAAAAAAGAAGGCCTCCCTTCTGGAAAAGGTTACGGCCCTCCTTTCCGCTCTGGAAATGAAAGGGCGCTTTCGCCCCGGGGCCCTGGTAGGGGTAAAGCTCCATTTTGGCGAGGCCGGGAACCTGGCTCATCTCCGGCCCCAGTGGGTCCGCCGGGTGGTGGATCATCTGAAAGGCCTGGGGGTCAAACCCTTTCTTACCGACACCAACACCCTTTACCGGGGAAGCCGCTCCGATGCGGTAAGTCATCTGGAGACCGCCATCGCCAACGGATTCGATTATGCGGTGGTGGGGGCCCCCCTTATCGTTGCCGACGGCCTGCGAGGCAATTCCTATGAGCGGGTGGAGATGGATTTCCCGGTGCTCAAGGAGTTTTTCCTAGCCAAGGAGATCGTCCGGGCCGACGGCCTGGTGGTGCTCACCCACTTCAAGGGCCACGAGCTTTCGGCCTTCGGCGGAGCCCTGAAAAACGTAGGCATGGGGTGTGCCGCCCGCAAGGGAAAACTCGAGCAACACTCCACCGTGGCCCCGAAGATCGACAAGAAACTCTGTGTAGCCTGTGGGACCTGTGCGGAGTTCTGCCCGGTAGGAGCTCCGGAGCCGGCGAAAGGGGTGAAAAAACCCCGCTACCGCATTAACGAGAAACGCTGTATCGGTTGCGGAGAATGTATCGCCGTGTGCCCCCAGGAGGCCATCAAGGTCCAGTGGAACGAAAAAGCCGAACTTTTTATGCGCAAGATGGCCGAATACGCCGCGGCGGTCATCCTTCCCAAGAGAGGAAGAGTCTTTTTTCTCAACTTCGTCCTTCAGGTCTCTCCGGCCTGTGACTGCTATCCCTTTAACGACTATCCCCTGGTGCCCGACCTGGGTATCCTGGCCTCGGAGGATCCGGTGGCCCTGGATCAGGCCTCGGTGGATCTGGTCAATCAGGCCGCAGGACTTCCGGGCTCCAAGGTAGAAGCCTGTGGACCGGGAGAGGATAAGTTTCGGCGGCTTTATCCGGAATTGCCCTGGGAAATCACCCTGGATCACGCCGAAAAACTGGGCCTGGGAAGCCGGAAATACGAACTGATAAAGCTGGAGGAGTGA
- a CDS encoding cyclophilin-like fold protein yields MPYPIWIEIGGLKLKAELAETECARRIYEALPLEAEVQEWGDEFYFRVPVECEPDETYTLKVRAGDLGYWPPGRALALFFGPTPASTGPDPVPASEVNLVGRLLDDPSRLREVKGTSRIRLEKR; encoded by the coding sequence ATGCCCTATCCCATCTGGATTGAGATCGGAGGCCTCAAGCTTAAAGCAGAACTTGCCGAGACCGAATGTGCCCGCCGGATCTATGAGGCCCTGCCCCTGGAGGCCGAGGTCCAGGAGTGGGGAGACGAGTTTTACTTCCGGGTACCCGTAGAATGTGAACCCGACGAGACTTACACCCTGAAGGTGAGGGCCGGAGATCTTGGCTACTGGCCTCCGGGCCGCGCCCTGGCCCTCTTTTTCGGGCCCACCCCGGCCTCCACCGGCCCGGACCCTGTACCCGCAAGCGAGGTCAACCTGGTAGGACGCCTCCTGGACGACCCTTCCCGCCTTAGAGAGGTCAAGGGCACAAGCCGCATCCGCCTGGAAAAAAGATAG
- a CDS encoding branched-chain amino acid ABC transporter permease — MANFTALNVLTVSGLVLLIGYAGEISLGHAGFWALGAYGSALLSLRLGIPPLLSTLAVVAGGTLLAALLGRLILRLKGNYLVMATLAFNLMVYYFLVEAEGLTGGPPGLPGIPPYRLGPYVLSGDPLFYYFLWGVTLAAFFSFLTWCTPERAGPSRPSPRRPRPPVWGSLPCATRFWPLP, encoded by the coding sequence GTGGCCAATTTCACTGCCTTAAATGTACTCACGGTCTCGGGTCTGGTCCTTCTCATCGGTTATGCCGGGGAGATCTCGCTGGGGCACGCCGGCTTCTGGGCCTTGGGAGCCTATGGCTCGGCCCTCCTTTCCCTCAGGCTGGGGATCCCTCCCCTTCTTTCCACCCTGGCGGTGGTGGCCGGAGGGACCTTGCTGGCTGCTCTCCTCGGACGCCTGATCCTGCGCCTTAAAGGAAACTACCTGGTCATGGCCACCCTGGCCTTCAACCTCATGGTTTACTACTTCCTGGTGGAGGCCGAAGGACTCACCGGAGGCCCTCCGGGCCTTCCGGGTATACCTCCCTACCGTTTAGGCCCTTATGTCCTTTCCGGGGACCCCCTCTTTTATTACTTCTTATGGGGGGTGACCCTGGCCGCCTTTTTTTCCTTTTTAACCTGGTGCACTCCGGAGAGGGCCGGGCCCTCAAGGCCCTCTCCGAGGAGGCCGCGGCCGCCTGTCTGGGGATCTCTCCCCTGCGCTACAAGATTCTGGCCTTTGCCGTGA
- the tmk gene encoding dTMP kinase, with amino-acid sequence MAMRLPAHGRRKVLIHGLPGTGKTTLISRVVEDLSGPKRGFITREVREGGRRIGFKIHTLDGREAWLARKGRGWPQVGKYRVFLETFEKLALSALAPAEPGTLYVVDEIGKMEIFSEAFRHRIRELLSGPEPLLASVGYGKVPFLEEIFELEGPIFCEITPENRDFLVNRIRVEFDRPGRLLVFEGLDGSGKSTLAQEVARRLKAQGLPVVLTQEPSGGEWGQKIREHLTKGTPLSPQAYAELFFRDRWEHAEKLLIPALLQGKIILCDRYYPSTLAYQGSQGLSLQGLWRRNETVAPVPDLVVFVDLPLEEALQRIKRRGQGREAFETPERLAAISRLYEDLLPRFRHLRVFGREPLEKLVEEVLHALSHLD; translated from the coding sequence ATGGCGATGAGACTCCCGGCCCACGGACGACGCAAGGTGCTCATCCACGGGCTTCCCGGCACCGGGAAGACCACCCTGATTTCCCGGGTAGTGGAAGACCTTTCCGGGCCCAAACGGGGCTTTATAACCCGGGAGGTACGCGAGGGCGGGCGGCGGATCGGTTTCAAGATCCACACCCTGGATGGGCGGGAGGCCTGGTTAGCCAGGAAGGGGCGGGGCTGGCCCCAGGTAGGAAAATATCGGGTCTTCTTGGAGACCTTCGAGAAACTGGCCCTTTCGGCCCTGGCCCCGGCCGAGCCCGGGACCCTCTACGTGGTGGACGAAATCGGCAAAATGGAGATCTTCTCCGAGGCCTTTCGCCACCGTATCCGGGAGCTCCTTTCCGGCCCGGAACCTCTGCTAGCTTCGGTAGGCTACGGCAAGGTGCCCTTTCTGGAAGAAATCTTCGAGCTCGAAGGCCCCATCTTCTGTGAGATCACCCCGGAAAACCGGGACTTCCTGGTAAACCGTATCCGGGTGGAGTTTGACCGTCCGGGAAGACTCCTGGTCTTTGAAGGGCTTGATGGCTCGGGGAAAAGCACCCTGGCCCAGGAGGTGGCCCGGAGGCTCAAGGCCCAGGGCCTTCCGGTAGTCCTCACCCAGGAGCCCTCCGGCGGAGAATGGGGGCAGAAGATCCGAGAACATCTGACCAAAGGCACTCCTCTTTCTCCCCAGGCCTATGCGGAGCTCTTTTTTCGGGATCGCTGGGAACACGCAGAAAAGCTCCTTATCCCGGCCCTCCTCCAGGGCAAAATCATTCTCTGCGACCGTTACTACCCCTCTACTCTGGCCTATCAGGGAAGTCAGGGGCTTTCCCTGCAGGGACTCTGGCGGCGGAACGAGACCGTAGCCCCGGTCCCGGATCTGGTAGTCTTTGTGGATCTTCCCCTGGAAGAGGCCCTGCAACGAATTAAAAGGCGGGGACAAGGGCGGGAAGCTTTTGAGACCCCGGAAAGGCTTGCGGCCATTTCCCGCCTCTACGAAGACCTTCTTCCCCGCTTCCGGCATTTGAGGGTTTTCGGCAGAGAACCCCTGGAGAAACTGGTAGAGGAGGTCCTCCATGCCCTATCCCATCTGGATTGA
- a CDS encoding ABC transporter permease subunit, whose protein sequence is MEAWVLLQFVFSGLTAGAIYALVALGFCVVEKSLCIVNFAQGDFLTLAGFLAGTLLKGPGAPLAPCGPSGRPRSGPLRLSPGKGGPSAGPHPGPPRPHFYHHRGLHLSARSRWPISLP, encoded by the coding sequence ATGGAGGCCTGGGTTCTTCTGCAGTTTGTCTTTTCCGGGCTTACGGCCGGGGCCATTTATGCCCTGGTGGCCCTGGGTTTCTGCGTGGTGGAAAAGAGCCTGTGCATCGTAAACTTTGCTCAGGGGGACTTTTTGACCCTGGCCGGCTTTCTCGCCGGAACCCTCCTTAAAGGACCTGGAGCTCCCCTGGCTCCTTGCGGCCCTTCTGGCCGTCCTCGGAGCGGGCCTTTGCGGCTTTCTCCTGGAAAGGGTGGCCCTTCGGCCGGCCCGCACCCGGGGCCCCCTCGCCCTCATTTTTATCACCATCGGGGCCTCCATCTTTCTGCACGCTCACGGTGGCCAATTTCACTGCCTTAA
- a CDS encoding ATP-binding cassette domain-containing protein, with protein sequence MLEIDGVSKSFGGLAVLSRVSFRVRPGEIVGLIGPNGAGKTTLLEHYLRNPFRRRRRGPPWRGLP encoded by the coding sequence ATGCTTGAGATAGACGGGGTGAGTAAAAGCTTCGGAGGGCTTGCGGTCCTTTCCCGGGTGAGTTTTCGCGTGCGGCCCGGGGAGATTGTGGGCCTTATCGGGCCCAACGGAGCGGGCAAGACCACCCTCCTTGAACATTATCTCCGGAATCCTTTCCGAAGACGAAGGAGAGGTCCGCCTTGGAGGGGCCTCCCTTAA
- a CDS encoding AsnC family transcriptional regulator has translation MDKKDRKLLNLVQKEFPLEESPFALLGERLGLSETEVLSRLERLSQEGILRQIGGIFNPQALGYRTTLAAFEVPEEGISRAAEVINAHPGVSHNYLRDHRLNLWFTLAVPPGRNLEEELASLARAAAARRYLILPIRRVFRIAVVFDLEEGVTGDGGPPRISENLIPDERTVRLVRATQEPLPLVPRPFSEVARQARVSEEELLTWIREMLRRGVMRRFAGLVRHHRAGFRENIMVAWRVPEERMEEIGRALASEPGITHCYERESYPDWPYNLYTMLHARKAPEERVAEIARRHHLTDYLPLRTVKELKKTRLKLFTE, from the coding sequence ATGGATAAGAAAGATCGCAAGCTCCTTAACCTGGTCCAGAAAGAATTCCCTTTGGAGGAAAGCCCCTTTGCTCTCCTGGGGGAACGCCTAGGGCTTTCGGAAACGGAGGTCCTTTCCCGCCTGGAACGGCTTTCCCAGGAGGGAATCCTGCGCCAGATAGGGGGGATTTTCAATCCCCAGGCCCTGGGTTATCGGACCACTCTGGCGGCCTTTGAGGTACCGGAGGAGGGGATCTCTCGGGCCGCAGAGGTGATCAATGCCCACCCGGGGGTGAGTCATAACTACCTGCGGGATCACCGGCTGAACCTCTGGTTCACCCTGGCGGTACCCCCGGGACGGAACCTGGAGGAAGAACTGGCCTCTCTGGCCCGGGCCGCGGCCGCCAGGCGGTATCTTATACTCCCCATCCGGAGGGTCTTTCGCATTGCGGTGGTCTTTGATCTGGAGGAGGGGGTGACCGGAGATGGAGGGCCTCCCCGGATTTCGGAAAACCTGATCCCGGACGAAAGAACCGTCCGGCTGGTGCGGGCCACCCAGGAGCCTCTGCCCCTTGTCCCCCGGCCCTTTTCCGAGGTGGCCCGGCAGGCCCGGGTCTCGGAGGAGGAACTCCTCACCTGGATTCGGGAGATGCTCCGGCGAGGGGTTATGCGGCGCTTTGCCGGACTGGTGCGTCACCATCGGGCCGGATTCCGGGAAAACATCATGGTGGCCTGGCGGGTGCCGGAAGAAAGGATGGAGGAGATAGGCCGGGCCCTGGCCTCTGAGCCGGGCATAACCCATTGTTACGAGAGGGAAAGCTACCCCGACTGGCCTTACAATCTTTACACCATGTTGCACGCCCGGAAGGCCCCCGAGGAGCGGGTTGCGGAGATAGCCCGCCGCCACCATCTCACCGACTACCTTCCCCTCCGCACCGTAAAGGAACTCAAAAAGACCCGCCTGAAACTCTTTACGGAATAG